The Candidatus Thorarchaeota archaeon DNA window GCCATCTCCTCTGCCTGGTCTTGATAGCCAGTTCGTAATGCCACACTGCCACAGCACCATTCATCTTCACCTAAGAGCTTGAAATCCACACCTGCATGCTTGAGCACCTTGATGGTGGCTTCAGCTATCTCAGGAAGTCGATATGTCGCCATACAACCTGCAAAATACACTATCATCTCTATCATGCCTCCGCCAGTTCTTTCAATCTGTTACGCTTCTTCGGATCCTCGCCGAAGGGGTTGTGTGTCTCCCCGATATTCTCGGCAATCTGCTTCGAGACTTCATGACCATAACCTCTCTCAACAAGCTCCGCCCTTGCAGCCTCAACAACAGTTGGGATATCCAGTCCTGAAAGACAGGTAGCTTGACAATTCTTGCAGGTAGTGCACTCATACATTCGACCTGCTACTTCATCCCAATCTAACCAGCCTTGTAGCAAAGCATAGAGAATGGTCATTTTTCCTTTAGCACTGTTGGATTCCAGCTTGGTCTCCTTGTAAATGGGGCAATTAGATTGACAGAGTCCGCAGCTTACACATTCCATGATAACATGTTCATATTCTTCGATTGCCATTTTTCTCACTCCCAAATCTCCTTATCCTCGACGTATGCAGGAAAGGTGAATTCGATTCCTTC harbors:
- a CDS encoding (Fe-S)-binding protein, whose product is MAIEEYEHVIMECVSCGLCQSNCPIYKETKLESNSAKGKMTILYALLQGWLDWDEVAGRMYECTTCKNCQATCLSGLDIPTVVEAARAELVERGYGHEVSKQIAENIGETHNPFGEDPKKRNRLKELAEA